In one window of Hevea brasiliensis isolate MT/VB/25A 57/8 chromosome 10, ASM3005281v1, whole genome shotgun sequence DNA:
- the LOC110639214 gene encoding uncharacterized protein LOC110639214 — MAPSKGWMDLVGDHLNDVYLHGVEEFLDYAFKKTGRRGEIRCPCVKCSNTYSATREVVGTHLKVYGIIRNYTFWYHHGERVGESESNLESVEQSEDEPSNEMHDILRDLYPEFCGQDTNDMDTDIFACDIHKEEPNEEANKFYRLLRDFEQPLYQGSKSSKLSCLVKLLHIKSLGRWSNESFTMLLQLLKDELLPQGSNLPQSYYDAKKVIQDLGLSYKKIDACVNNCMLYWKEDERLDFCKICGYSRWKTDKYNGEDKVKTNGKRIPKKILRYFPLKPRLQRLFMSTKTASLMRWHKDKRVDDGVMRHPADSMAWISFDKLHPNFASDSRNVRLGLASDGFQPFANSKMPYSVWPVLLIPYNLPPWMCMKQSNFILSMLIPGPEGPGDAIDIYLQPLVEELRELWETGIDTFDAYAQQNFKLHAVLLWTINDFPAYANLSGWSTKGKLACPCCNKDTCWMRLANGGKQCYMGHRRYLPLNHKWRNDNESFDGTRERGLPPKPLSGDDILDQVKNLEGVILTKAPHMKKAISHDGRGDNWNKKSIFFDLPYWRTLLLRHNLDVMHIEKNICDNILGTIMNIKGKTKDGIKTRLDLQALNIRPELHPVQQGNKVVIPPALYSLSTSEKYRLCQFLKQLKVPDGFSSNISLCVNMKESKISGLKSHDCHVLLLHILPLAIRGLLPKVVYEPLVELSLFFTHLGAKSLKVDVLEQLEKQIPITLCKLERIFPPLFFDIMVHLPMHLANEAKIGGPVQYRWMYPIERALYSFKSCIRNRACVEGSIAEAYIANECMTLCSRYLHGIETKFNRMERNYDGGSNKNKGGLSIFSKVGRGLGASKTRDLDTQEWEQAHIYVLKNCDEVQPYIEEYSQLPTTNLVGMSEGQWNKNFVRWFKTKVAWLHKNDSSPMMGALLSLSRGPARYVTSFYGYIVNGYRFHTKYHDQGLRTQNSGVVVIGDIGDEVNNIDYYDVLTEIIQLQYLGGRRVVLFRCNWWDVYDRVRGVKIDEYGGVSVNCKRTLKTNEPFILANQASQVFYVPDNIHKGWHCVIKAHPRDSYDIPLEEDIDPVDLNQLGEAYQADESVNLESGETTTADANDQISWKRMDIEPQIIDISSTQKKRKHGS; from the exons ATGGCTCCTAGTAAAGGATGGATGGATCTTGTTGGTGATCATCTTAATGATGTATATTTACATGGGGTTGAGGAATTTTTAGACTATGCTTTTAAGAAGACTGGGAGGCGTGGGGAAATACGTTGTCCATGTGTCAAGTGTAGTAACACGTATTCTGCCACACGAGAAGTGGTAGGGACACATCTCAAGGTGTATGGAATAATACGTAATTATACATTTTGGTATCACCATGGAGAAAGGGTAGGTGAATCTGAATCTAATTTAGAAAGTGTTGAACAAAGTGAAGATGAGCCTAGCAATGAGATGCATGACATTTTAAGGGATTTATATCCAGAGTTTTGTGGTCAAGATACAAATGATATGGATACGGATATCTTCGCTTGTGATATTCATAAAGAGGAACCGAATGAGGAAGCGAATAAATTCTATAGGTTACTAAGAGATTTTGAGCAACCATTATACCAAGGTTCTAAGAGCTCAAAGTTATCTTGCTTAGTCAAATTGCTCCATATCAAGAGCCTTGGTCGATGGAGTAATGAGTCATTTACTATGTTGTTGCAATTATTGAAAGATGAATTATTACCTCAAGGATCTAATTTGCCACAATCATATTATGATGCAAAGAAAGTAATTCAAGATCTTGGTCTCTCATACAAAAAAATTGATGCATGTGTAAATAATTGCATGTTATATTGGAAAGAGGATGAGAGGCTAGATTTTTGTAAGATTTGCGGCTATTCTAGATGGAAGACTGATAAATATAATGGGGAAGACAAGGTTAAAACCAATGGGAAGAGAATACCAAAAAAAATTCTGCGTTACTTTCCACTAAAGCCAAGACTTCAAAGATTGTTTATGTCCACAAAGACAGCGTCTTTGATGAGATGGCATAAAGATAAGAGGGTAGATGATGGAGTGATGAGACACCCTGCTGATTCAATGGCATGGATTTCCTTTGACAAACTACATCCAAATTTTGCCTCAGACTCTCGCAATGTGAGACTAGGCCTTGCTAGTGATGGATTTCAACCTTTTGCCAATTCAAAAATGCCATATAGTGTTTGGCCAGTTTTACTCATTCCATACAATTTGCCACCTTGGATGTGCATGAAacaatcaaattttattttatcaatgcTTATTCCAGGTCCTGAGGGTCCCGGAGATGCAATTGATATCTATCTTCAACCTTTAGTAGAAGAACTAAGAGAGTTATGGGAAACTGGCATTGATACATTTGATGCATATGCACAACAGAATTTCAAGTTACATGCAGTTTTACTATGGACTATCAATGATTTCCCTGCATATGCGAACTTATCAGGTTGGAGTACTAAGGGAAAGTTGGCTTGTCCTTGTTGTAATAAGGACACCTGTTGGATGAGGTTGGCTAATGGAGGCAAGCAATGTTATATGGGTCATCGACGATATCTTCCTCTTAATCACAAATGGagaaatgataatgaatcttttgATGGCACAAGGGAGCGAGGGTTACCACCCAAGCCACTTTCAGGAGATGATATACTTGATCAAGTGAAAAATCTTGAAGGGGTCATATTAACTAAGGCTCCTCATATGAAGAAAGCAATCTCACATGATGGTAGGGGGGACAATTGGAATAAAAAGAGTATATTCTTTGACCTTCCATATTGGAGGACCTTATTGCTACGTCACAACTTAGATGTCATGCACATTGAAAAGAATATATGCGATAATATACTAGGGACAATCATGAACATAAAGGGAAAAACTAAAGATGGCATCAAAACTCGCCTTGACTTGCAAGCATTAAATATAAGGCCAGAGTTACACCCAGTACAACAGGGGAATAAAGTTGTGATACCTCCAGCATTGTACAGTTTATCTACTTCTGAAAAATACAGGCTTTGCCAATTCTTGAAGCAGTTAAAAGTTCCAGATGGATTTTCATCCAATATTTCTCTTTGTGTAAACATGAAAGAGAGTAAAATCTCAGGATTAAAGAGTCATGATTGTCACGTTCTTCTATTACATATACTTCCTCTTGCAATACGTGGTTTACTTCCTAAAGTAGTATATGAACCACTTGTTGAGCTGTCATTGTTCTTCACTCATTTAGGAGCAAAGTCATTAAAGGTAGATGTATTGGAGCAATTAGAAAAGCAAATTCCTATAACTCTTTGCAAGCTAGAAAGGATCTTTCCACCTTTATTCTTTGACATTATGGTGCATTTGCCTATGCATTTGGCTAATGAAGCTAAAATTGGTGGACCAGTACAATATCGTTGGATGTACCCAATAGAACGAGCATTATATTCATTTAAGTCATGTATTCGTAATAGAGCTTGTGTAGAGGGTTCAATTGCAGAGGCATACATTGCAAATGAGTGCATGACTCTTTGCTCAAGGTACTTGCATGGCATTGAGACAAAGTTCAATCGAATGGAGCGCAACTATGATGGTGGcagtaataaaaataaaggagGCTTATCAATTTTCTCCAAAGTAGGACGAGGATTAGGTGCTAGTAAAACTCGTGATCTTGATACACAGGAGTGGGAGCAAGCTCATATTTATGTATTAAAGAATTGTGATGAAGTCCAGCCATACATCGA AGAGTATTCACAATTGCCAACAACCAATTTAGTAGGTATGTCAGAAGGTCAATGGAATAAAAATTTTGTTAGATGGTTTAAGACGAAA GTTGCGTGGTTGCATAAAAATGACTCAAGTCCAATGATGGGAGCCCTACTCTCATTATCACGCGGTCCTGCTCGATATGTGACATCTTTTTATGGTTACAttgtcaatgggtataggtttcaTACTAAATATCATGACCAAGGTTTAAGGACACAAAATAGTGGAGTTGTTGTAATTGGAGATATTGGTGATGAAGTTAACAACATAGATTACTACGATGTCTTAACTGAGATTATTCAATTGCAATATCTTGGAGGAAGACGTGTGGTGTTATTTCGTTGTAATTGGTGGGATGTTTATGATCGAGTGAGGGGGGTTAAGATTGATGAATATGGGGGGGTTAGTGTTAATTGTAAACGAACTTTGAAAACAAATGAACCTTTCATTTTAGCTAACCAAGCATCACAAGTCTTTTATGTTCCAGACAATATTCACAAAGGCTGGCATTGTGTGATAAAGGCACATCCTCGAGATTCTTATGACATCCCATTAGAAGAAGACATTGACCCCGTTGACTTGAATCAATTAGGTGAAGCATATCAAGCTGATGAATCTGTCAATCTTGAATCTGGAGAAACAACTACAGCTGATGCAAATGACCAAATTAGTTGGAAGAGGATGGATATAGAGCCACAAATAATTGATATATCTTCAACACAGAAGAAAAGAAAACATGGATCAtga